The Methylacidimicrobium sp. B4 genome contains a region encoding:
- a CDS encoding DNA-binding transcriptional regulator, producing the protein MEGGILASVHKTAAGLHKAGILDKETMRGFDALYVAPVEPLAPDEIRALRERERVSQTVFARYLNVRKDAVSKWERGEKRPDGPSLQLLNLVKSKGLRAIA; encoded by the coding sequence ATGGAAGGCGGCATCCTCGCCTCGGTTCACAAGACCGCGGCCGGCCTGCACAAAGCCGGCATCCTGGACAAGGAGACCATGCGTGGGTTCGACGCCTTGTACGTTGCCCCGGTCGAGCCGCTCGCCCCGGACGAGATCCGGGCGCTGCGCGAACGCGAGCGGGTCTCTCAAACTGTCTTCGCTCGCTACCTTAATGTCCGGAAGGACGCCGTCAGCAAGTGGGAGCGCGGCGAGAAACGGCCGGATGGCCCGTCGCTCCAGTTGCTCAATCTGGTGAAGTCGAAAGGACTGCGGGCAATCGCCTAA
- a CDS encoding HAD-IC family P-type ATPase: MKGDLSQQDGGGLSVGLTSTEAAKRLAEEGRNTLPERSTPPLLVFLGKLWSPVPWMLEAAIAVETLLGRVGDAIGIGLLLGFTAALAFFQENRAERALSLLRQKWVGMARVFRDGSWQRIPVTDIVRGDRIHLRVGDLVPADARLQSGAVAVDESSLTGEPFAKEKEAGDILYGGSVIRTGEATGEVFATGPRTSFGRIAGLVSSARAPSQVEQTIFRIVRWLVGIDAVLVILVFGYGLVHALPLSEVLPFALVLLITSVPAALPATFAIASALGAQELARRGVLVRRLAAVENAATMDILLADKTGTITNNEAVLLDVVPLAPVAREELLTWGAMASLEASEDPLDRAIFALAKREQLSLPEESQLSFIPFDPSTKSSGADFQREGNHFRVWKGAPSAIERTVGGFSAAVAQTVETLSSRGLRVLAVASGSPERLRLAGFLGFSDPVRNDSQSLVARLQDLGIRVLLVTGDAVPAALAVARQVGIGLRVCPSPIPPSAGENDSLDSCDIFANVFPEEKFQIVDRLQKAGHVTGMTGDGVNDAPALRQADVGIAVSSACDVAREAASIALTNPGLMDIVAAVETSREIYERMLTYILNKIIKTVEVAVFLTIGLFSAGIFLLTPFLGVLLLLTNDFITMSLASDRVRIPVRCRRWPIRSVVLAAGSFAICLLALSCTIFWLGVHWLGLDTDHLQTLIFAWLAFSGQGMVYVVRERRRMAGPRPGFWLLISSLGGMVLVAFLATIGVGMAPLPWPIVTALLGVLAIFLGMLTLVRARIFSFFGLDGGEPAASR, from the coding sequence ATGAAAGGAGATCTTTCCCAGCAGGATGGAGGAGGGCTCAGCGTCGGGCTGACGAGTACGGAAGCCGCGAAACGGCTGGCCGAGGAGGGGCGCAACACGCTTCCGGAGCGGAGCACTCCTCCCCTTCTCGTCTTCCTGGGCAAGCTTTGGTCCCCGGTGCCATGGATGCTGGAAGCCGCGATCGCGGTGGAAACGCTCCTGGGGCGCGTTGGAGACGCGATCGGCATCGGCTTGCTTTTGGGCTTCACCGCCGCCTTGGCCTTCTTTCAGGAAAATCGAGCGGAGCGAGCGTTGAGCCTTCTCCGCCAAAAATGGGTGGGGATGGCTCGCGTCTTCCGGGATGGGAGCTGGCAGCGGATTCCCGTAACCGATATTGTTCGTGGCGATCGGATTCATTTGCGGGTCGGGGACCTGGTTCCGGCGGATGCGCGGCTGCAATCGGGTGCGGTGGCGGTCGACGAATCCTCCTTGACCGGGGAACCGTTTGCCAAAGAGAAGGAAGCGGGAGACATCCTCTACGGCGGGTCGGTGATCCGTACGGGAGAGGCGACCGGCGAAGTCTTCGCCACGGGACCGAGGACTTCCTTCGGGAGAATCGCGGGCCTCGTGTCGTCGGCCAGGGCCCCGAGTCAAGTAGAGCAGACGATTTTTCGGATCGTTCGCTGGCTGGTCGGGATCGATGCGGTCCTGGTGATCCTGGTCTTTGGCTACGGGCTGGTCCACGCCCTTCCTCTATCGGAAGTCCTGCCCTTCGCGCTGGTGCTTCTGATCACCTCCGTACCGGCCGCTCTGCCGGCGACCTTTGCGATCGCAAGCGCGCTGGGGGCCCAGGAGCTGGCCAGGAGGGGGGTGCTCGTCCGTCGACTGGCCGCCGTCGAGAATGCGGCGACGATGGACATCTTGCTCGCCGACAAGACGGGAACGATCACGAATAACGAAGCCGTTCTCCTCGACGTGGTGCCTCTTGCTCCCGTCGCGAGGGAGGAGCTTCTGACCTGGGGAGCAATGGCTTCCCTGGAAGCGAGCGAGGACCCGCTCGACCGCGCCATTTTCGCCCTGGCAAAAAGAGAGCAACTCTCTTTGCCAGAGGAGAGCCAGCTCTCCTTCATTCCATTCGATCCTTCGACAAAATCTTCCGGAGCCGATTTCCAGAGAGAGGGGAACCATTTTCGCGTCTGGAAAGGCGCACCCAGCGCCATAGAGCGCACTGTGGGCGGCTTTTCCGCAGCAGTCGCCCAGACGGTCGAAACCCTTTCGTCTCGGGGTCTGCGTGTCCTGGCTGTGGCGTCGGGCAGTCCGGAGCGGTTGCGGCTTGCGGGCTTTCTCGGTTTTTCCGATCCCGTCCGGAATGATTCCCAGAGCTTGGTCGCCCGACTGCAGGATCTGGGAATCCGAGTGCTGCTCGTGACCGGGGATGCGGTGCCGGCAGCCCTCGCGGTCGCGCGCCAAGTCGGAATCGGCTTGCGAGTCTGTCCTAGCCCGATTCCCCCATCGGCTGGTGAGAACGATTCGCTCGATTCGTGCGACATTTTCGCAAATGTCTTTCCGGAAGAGAAGTTTCAGATCGTTGACCGCCTGCAGAAGGCCGGCCATGTCACCGGGATGACCGGCGACGGGGTCAATGATGCGCCGGCACTCCGGCAGGCCGACGTGGGAATCGCGGTGAGCAGCGCCTGCGACGTCGCACGGGAGGCGGCGAGCATCGCCCTCACCAATCCAGGGCTGATGGATATCGTCGCCGCCGTCGAGACGAGCCGGGAAATCTACGAGCGAATGCTGACCTACATTCTGAACAAGATCATCAAGACAGTGGAAGTGGCGGTCTTCCTCACCATTGGTCTCTTCTCCGCGGGCATCTTCCTTCTTACGCCCTTTCTGGGGGTCCTTCTCCTCCTGACGAACGATTTCATTACGATGTCCCTCGCCTCTGACCGCGTTCGGATTCCGGTCCGCTGCCGGCGCTGGCCGATCCGCTCCGTCGTGCTGGCCGCCGGGAGCTTCGCGATCTGCCTCCTGGCTCTCTCCTGCACGATCTTCTGGCTCGGGGTCCATTGGCTCGGGCTCGACACCGACCATCTGCAGACTCTCATCTTCGCCTGGCTCGCTTTTTCCGGGCAGGGGATGGTCTATGTCGTCCGCGAGCGTCGGCGGATGGCGGGCCCGCGGCCCGGATTCTGGCTCTTGATCTCTTCCCTCGGAGGGATGGTGCTCGTGGCCTTCCTGGCGACGATCGGGGTCGGCATGGCTCCCTTGCCGTGGCCGATCGTGACCGCTCTCCTTGGGGTCCTTGCGATCTTCCTGGGCATGCTTACGCTGGTTCGCGCGAGGATTTTTTCCTTCTTCGGCTTGGATGGAGGGGAGCCGGCCGCTTCCCGCTGA
- the phoU gene encoding phosphate signaling complex protein PhoU, translated as MTATGSFELSRIRETLLLMASLAARHLRVALQALIERNDSLADWVEAQDSEIDSLEVKVDDLVITYIATHGPVAIDCRFVLVASKISSDLERIGDQAVTIARLARRLNAAPPLKLLFDIPRMAMVAEEMYRDAIDCFIDAKAKEAIDIVRRDKEVDSLNKKLSEELLQAMRDQPGAIPQATNLLLLSRAIERIADHAKNIAEEVFYLYRARDIRHRGRTEAS; from the coding sequence ATGACTGCCACTGGTTCCTTCGAGCTTTCTCGCATCCGGGAGACCCTGCTCCTGATGGCGAGCCTCGCCGCCCGCCATCTGCGCGTAGCTCTCCAAGCCCTCATCGAACGGAACGATTCGCTCGCCGATTGGGTCGAAGCGCAGGACTCCGAAATCGATTCGCTGGAGGTGAAGGTCGATGACCTGGTCATCACCTACATCGCGACGCACGGCCCCGTGGCCATCGACTGCCGGTTCGTGCTCGTCGCCTCCAAGATTTCCAGCGATCTGGAAAGGATTGGAGACCAGGCCGTCACGATTGCTCGCCTTGCGCGCCGACTCAACGCGGCACCTCCGCTCAAGCTCCTCTTCGACATCCCTCGGATGGCGATGGTGGCCGAGGAGATGTATCGCGACGCCATCGACTGCTTCATTGACGCCAAGGCCAAGGAGGCCATCGACATCGTTCGACGCGACAAGGAGGTCGACAGTCTCAACAAGAAGCTTTCGGAGGAGCTGCTCCAGGCGATGCGCGACCAGCCGGGGGCGATCCCGCAAGCGACGAACCTCCTCCTGCTGAGCCGGGCGATCGAACGAATCGCCGACCATGCCAAGAATATCGCCGAAGAGGTCTTTTACCTCTACCGCGCCAGGGACATCCGTCATCGAGGACGTACGGAGGCGAGCTAG
- a CDS encoding CDP-alcohol phosphatidyltransferase family protein: MTWANRITVLRMLCVPAMAVILWQYSRSQTAGSADERLRIAGFSLFLAAALSDALDGFIARHWRQQSRLGRVLDPLADKLLLLISLLCVTTLPSPRSAPLPLWLLVLVVSRDGFLLGGIAFLRLLKREVPIHPHWTGKTATFFAFLTVAAALLQLPWAIASCWIAAGFLIASAGVYFSTGLRILGQSGSCLPLPSSRSGSTSLR; the protein is encoded by the coding sequence ATGACATGGGCCAATCGAATCACCGTCTTGCGCATGCTCTGCGTCCCAGCGATGGCTGTCATTCTCTGGCAGTACAGCAGGAGCCAAACGGCCGGATCGGCTGACGAGCGCCTTCGGATTGCAGGATTCTCCCTCTTTCTGGCCGCAGCGCTGAGCGACGCCCTCGACGGATTCATCGCCAGGCACTGGAGACAACAGAGCCGCTTGGGAAGGGTGCTCGACCCGCTGGCGGACAAGCTGCTCCTGCTGATCTCCCTCCTCTGCGTGACTACCCTTCCGTCCCCCCGGTCGGCTCCTCTTCCGCTCTGGCTCCTTGTCCTGGTAGTGAGCCGGGACGGCTTCCTCCTCGGGGGAATCGCCTTTCTGCGTCTCCTCAAGAGAGAGGTGCCCATCCATCCGCACTGGACGGGCAAGACCGCTACGTTCTTCGCTTTCCTGACCGTGGCGGCGGCTCTCCTGCAGCTTCCTTGGGCAATCGCCTCCTGTTGGATCGCGGCCGGCTTCCTGATCGCATCGGCCGGAGTGTACTTCTCGACCGGATTGCGCATCCTGGGCCAAAGTGGCTCCTGCCTTCCTCTCCCTTCCTCACGCAGCGGAAGCACCAGCCTTCGGTAG
- the gltX gene encoding glutamate--tRNA ligase, which translates to MSSIRVRFAPSPTGYLHVGGARTALFNWLYARHTKGTFVLRIEDTDRARNTPEAVRVLFEGLQWLGLDWDEGPLPDGSVRGDRGPYFQSERSAIYDRALRLLLDRNQAYESDGAIRFRMPRKKIVVEDLICGEVGFDCTLEQDFVIQRKDGSPVFHLVNVVDDLDMGISHVIRGEDHLSNTPKHLALAAALGGTAPRYAHIPLILNRSGSKMSKRDLGASLSEYLDGGYLPQAVRNYLCLLGWSLRENRELFSIEEAVERFELGQIHRSNARFDADKLLWMNGSYLRSLSPQEILPHAERWLESAGYPTGKWAPGYLQEVVLLVKEKVKTGKELVEWARPFLEEEVRFQPSAVKRFLNPDGIRALRELLADLSAAPDFAPSALEARFHSLAQVHGTSVRTYVHPARVATTGREVGPSLYPTLTILGKDRVLQRLRRAIETVAS; encoded by the coding sequence ATGAGTAGCATTCGCGTCCGTTTCGCCCCTTCCCCTACCGGTTATCTTCACGTCGGCGGAGCGCGGACCGCCCTCTTCAACTGGCTCTATGCCCGTCACACGAAAGGTACGTTCGTGCTACGCATCGAGGATACCGATCGGGCCCGAAACACCCCGGAGGCGGTGCGCGTCCTCTTCGAGGGGCTCCAGTGGCTCGGGCTCGACTGGGATGAAGGGCCGCTGCCCGATGGGAGCGTGCGCGGGGACCGAGGCCCCTACTTTCAAAGCGAGCGGAGCGCCATCTACGATCGGGCGCTGCGGCTGCTTCTCGATCGCAATCAAGCATACGAAAGCGACGGGGCGATCCGCTTCCGGATGCCACGGAAGAAGATCGTCGTCGAGGACCTGATCTGCGGGGAAGTCGGGTTCGACTGCACCCTCGAGCAGGATTTCGTGATTCAACGAAAGGACGGATCTCCGGTATTCCATCTCGTCAACGTCGTCGACGATCTGGACATGGGAATCAGCCATGTGATCCGAGGAGAAGATCATCTCTCGAACACGCCCAAGCATCTGGCGCTCGCCGCCGCCTTGGGTGGGACCGCACCTCGCTACGCCCACATTCCGCTCATCTTGAACCGGAGCGGCTCCAAGATGAGCAAGCGCGACCTCGGGGCTTCCCTCAGCGAGTATCTCGACGGTGGCTATCTCCCGCAGGCGGTCCGCAACTACCTCTGCCTCCTCGGGTGGTCGCTCCGGGAGAACCGCGAGCTCTTTTCGATCGAGGAGGCGGTGGAGAGATTCGAGCTTGGCCAGATTCACCGGAGCAACGCCCGCTTCGACGCCGACAAGCTCCTCTGGATGAATGGGAGCTACTTACGAAGCCTGAGCCCTCAGGAGATCCTGCCGCACGCTGAGAGGTGGCTCGAGAGCGCCGGATACCCAACCGGGAAATGGGCGCCCGGCTACCTCCAAGAGGTCGTCCTCTTGGTCAAGGAGAAGGTAAAGACGGGGAAGGAGCTTGTCGAATGGGCCCGCCCGTTTCTCGAGGAAGAGGTCCGTTTCCAACCGAGTGCCGTCAAGCGGTTCTTGAACCCGGACGGCATCCGGGCGCTCCGAGAGCTCCTGGCCGATCTCTCCGCTGCACCCGACTTCGCCCCCTCCGCGCTCGAAGCTCGTTTTCACAGCCTCGCCCAGGTGCACGGAACCAGCGTTCGGACCTACGTCCATCCCGCGCGCGTCGCCACGACGGGCCGCGAAGTAGGCCCGAGCCTCTATCCCACCCTGACGATCCTCGGCAAAGATCGGGTGCTCCAGCGCCTCCGGAGAGCGATCGAGACCGTTGCCTCATGA
- the amrB gene encoding AmmeMemoRadiSam system protein B, translated as MVTSEHSRRRQAIRCRCAGTCYPADERRALSYFRSFFSQPGAAPLPPPSAQGPTDLLGVLSPHIDFRVSPKAYTHAFAPLANAPEAEVYLILGVGHRSRLEWSIDDRDLLTPLGRALCEIESIEWLRHQVEFPCEDPEAHDGEHSIEFPVVLLQALRAFRGDDRPVRFLPLLCSGLSDSVAQGRAPSAGSSFERIATALHSLRRAYGERMRLIVSIDGCHMGPRFGHPFTITPLLLRQTRLWEEELWRTVEHRDLSAFFTHLGREGNVRYFDGVGALALLLRITDTDAGLERTYYEQWFEDSDRSVVTFTSGLWRRAERRANGGAVA; from the coding sequence ATGGTCACTTCCGAGCATAGCCGCCGCCGGCAGGCGATCCGATGCCGCTGCGCCGGTACCTGCTACCCGGCAGACGAGCGACGGGCGCTCTCCTATTTCCGTTCGTTCTTTTCCCAGCCGGGTGCAGCCCCTTTGCCCCCCCCTTCTGCGCAAGGCCCAACCGATCTTCTCGGTGTTCTCTCTCCTCACATCGACTTCCGCGTCAGCCCGAAGGCGTACACGCATGCGTTCGCGCCGCTGGCGAACGCTCCAGAAGCGGAGGTCTACCTCATCCTGGGTGTGGGCCACCGGTCGAGGCTCGAATGGAGCATCGACGACCGGGATCTGCTTACCCCGCTCGGCCGTGCCCTCTGCGAGATCGAGTCGATCGAATGGCTGCGACACCAGGTCGAATTTCCCTGCGAGGATCCGGAGGCCCACGATGGCGAACATTCGATCGAGTTTCCCGTCGTGCTCTTGCAAGCGTTGCGCGCCTTCCGAGGCGACGATCGCCCGGTCCGCTTCCTTCCCCTTCTTTGCAGCGGACTCTCCGATTCGGTGGCTCAGGGAAGGGCTCCGTCCGCCGGCTCGTCGTTCGAACGGATCGCGACGGCCCTGCATTCCCTTCGGCGCGCTTACGGAGAGCGCATGCGGTTGATCGTCAGCATCGACGGGTGCCACATGGGCCCGCGCTTCGGCCATCCCTTTACGATCACCCCTCTTCTCTTAAGGCAGACCCGACTTTGGGAGGAGGAGCTTTGGCGAACGGTGGAACATCGCGATCTCTCCGCTTTTTTTACCCACCTCGGGCGCGAAGGCAATGTACGTTACTTTGATGGAGTCGGCGCTCTCGCCCTGCTCCTTCGGATCACCGACACGGATGCAGGGCTGGAACGCACCTATTATGAACAATGGTTTGAGGATTCGGATCGATCCGTGGTTACCTTCACAAGCGGCTTGTGGCGGCGGGCCGAAAGACGAGCGAACGGAGGAGCAGTGGCATGA
- a CDS encoding DUF2971 domain-containing protein gives MMKHAHSIMLAHLKQYTDALQRYFDPIWDQIRLKEGSPTPLYHYTTGENFIKIIESRELWATHVRCLNDKQECLLYYNLIAQKVKERTSQPNPERLPARIAQSLSAPLAGLLGDYIDQSSVFVACFSTLHDDLSQWRAYSNGEVGYAIGFNAEKLTKLFSGRSSACRLIPDPKLSRVLYEPAEHESLVNQIVDAVEACVKNESIFESDLLHDPDRALPKSEEEAERGPEIGAAAASLLSAVAAFAPCLKDRSFRAEQEWRLIYIATEGDGERMHFTQRGGFLSRHVALPLDNVALDRMKPLIEKIVIGPGGEPAVSRGRIEELLRAKWHALLGQDPIETSRIPLRFV, from the coding sequence ATGATGAAGCACGCTCATTCTATTATGCTAGCCCATTTGAAGCAGTATACGGATGCACTCCAACGCTACTTCGATCCAATCTGGGACCAGATCCGTTTAAAGGAAGGCTCCCCCACGCCCCTATACCACTACACCACGGGGGAGAATTTCATCAAGATCATTGAAAGCAGAGAGCTTTGGGCCACCCATGTCCGATGCCTGAACGACAAGCAAGAATGCTTGCTTTACTACAACCTCATCGCTCAGAAGGTGAAAGAAAGGACTTCTCAGCCGAATCCAGAGCGACTCCCAGCCAGGATCGCTCAATCTCTCAGCGCTCCTCTAGCTGGGTTACTCGGCGACTATATTGACCAGTCATCCGTCTTCGTCGCCTGCTTTTCAACTCTACACGATGACCTAAGCCAGTGGAGAGCCTATTCGAACGGAGAGGTGGGTTACGCGATCGGCTTTAACGCCGAGAAGCTCACGAAATTGTTTTCCGGTAGATCTTCCGCTTGTAGGCTTATCCCTGATCCGAAGCTGAGCCGTGTTCTTTATGAGCCCGCCGAACACGAAAGCCTTGTCAACCAGATTGTGGATGCTGTAGAAGCTTGCGTCAAAAATGAGAGTATTTTCGAAAGCGATCTTCTGCATGATCCGGATCGGGCCCTGCCCAAGAGTGAAGAAGAGGCTGAGAGGGGGCCGGAAATTGGCGCAGCGGCCGCTTCTTTATTGAGTGCCGTTGCAGCTTTTGCCCCCTGCTTAAAAGATCGGTCTTTCCGGGCTGAACAGGAATGGCGTCTCATTTACATTGCCACTGAAGGAGATGGAGAGCGCATGCACTTTACCCAGCGGGGAGGCTTCCTTTCCCGGCACGTGGCCCTCCCCCTTGATAACGTGGCGCTGGATAGGATGAAGCCGCTGATTGAGAAGATCGTGATCGGCCCCGGTGGTGAGCCAGCCGTTTCGCGTGGCAGGATTGAGGAGCTTCTTCGGGCCAAATGGCATGCGCTGCTAGGCCAAGATCCTATAGAAACTTCTCGGATTCCGTTGCGCTTTGTATGA
- a CDS encoding glucose-1-phosphate adenylyltransferase: MTRWHGANYSPFDVLTVILGGGAGTRLFPLTKERAKPAVPLAGKYRLVDIPISLAIHSDLKRIFILTQFQSSSLHRHIQQSYRFDDYSQGFVELLAAQQTMKGAYWYQGTADAVRQNLSHFTSHPHELILILAGDQLYRMDFRALIEQHVASCADLTVAVTPVDQSRVSGFGIVQVTEERRIASFVEKPKDPSLLTKLAIGDPFVSLLRLPAKEPQYWASTGIYLFNRKVLTNALTGGEPDFGKDVIPRLIPSHRVFAYVHSGYWEDIGTIRAFYEANLDLCEPHPKFDFYDSRLPIYTRARYLPSSKISRAEISGSLIAEGSVIADAKIEHSLIGIRSIVLPGATIKDTLLLGNDLYETDSQALGAEGRGLPRMGIGRNSFLEGTIVDKNTRVGDNVRISPKGKPANMDGDCFFIRDGLVIIPRGGIVPHGTVI, translated from the coding sequence ATGACTCGCTGGCACGGCGCTAACTATTCTCCTTTCGATGTCCTTACCGTGATCCTGGGCGGAGGTGCCGGCACGCGCCTCTTCCCCCTCACCAAGGAACGGGCGAAGCCCGCAGTCCCCCTGGCCGGGAAGTATCGGCTCGTCGACATCCCCATCAGCCTCGCGATCCACTCGGACCTCAAGCGGATCTTCATCCTGACCCAGTTCCAGAGCTCCTCGCTGCACCGACATATCCAGCAGAGCTATCGGTTTGACGACTACTCCCAGGGGTTCGTCGAGCTCCTGGCCGCGCAGCAGACCATGAAGGGCGCCTACTGGTACCAGGGCACCGCCGACGCGGTAAGGCAGAACCTGAGCCATTTCACGAGCCATCCGCATGAGCTGATCCTGATCCTGGCGGGCGATCAGCTCTATCGGATGGACTTCCGGGCGTTGATCGAGCAGCATGTGGCGAGCTGCGCGGATCTGACCGTAGCCGTGACTCCGGTGGATCAAAGCCGGGTCAGCGGTTTTGGGATCGTGCAAGTCACCGAGGAGCGCCGGATCGCTTCTTTCGTCGAAAAGCCGAAGGATCCCTCGCTCCTCACGAAACTGGCCATCGGCGATCCATTCGTCTCGCTGCTCCGCCTTCCCGCCAAGGAGCCCCAATACTGGGCCTCCACCGGAATCTATCTCTTCAACCGGAAGGTTCTGACCAACGCCTTGACGGGCGGAGAGCCGGATTTCGGCAAGGATGTCATCCCACGGCTGATCCCAAGCCACAGGGTTTTCGCCTACGTCCACTCGGGGTATTGGGAAGACATCGGCACGATTCGCGCCTTTTACGAAGCGAACCTCGATCTGTGCGAGCCCCATCCGAAGTTCGATTTCTACGACAGCCGACTGCCGATCTACACAAGGGCCCGCTATCTTCCTAGCTCGAAGATCTCCCGCGCGGAGATCTCCGGTTCGCTCATCGCCGAGGGCAGCGTCATCGCGGATGCAAAAATCGAGCACTCGCTCATCGGCATCCGAAGCATCGTCCTCCCTGGGGCCACGATCAAGGACACCTTGCTTCTCGGGAACGACCTCTACGAGACCGATTCGCAAGCGCTGGGGGCGGAAGGACGCGGCCTTCCCAGGATGGGCATCGGCCGGAACAGCTTCCTGGAGGGAACGATCGTCGACAAGAACACCCGCGTGGGCGACAATGTGCGGATCTCCCCCAAAGGGAAGCCCGCAAACATGGATGGAGACTGCTTCTTCATCCGAGATGGACTGGTCATCATCCCTCGCGGCGGGATCGTGCCCCATGGAACGGTGATCTAA
- the der gene encoding ribosome biogenesis GTPase Der: MRTFVIVGRTNVGKSTLFNRLCGKEIALTHSEPGVTRDPLLTRVRLGGKAALLVDTGGVTFSSEGKEQAVTDLAFAALDQATDLLLVLDCRSGLTPLDREIARHLRKLGKPVWVIANKVDDERLDPLAAELSELGFGEPILVSAAHNRGIRRLRETLMGERDSLPSALTRAEEPARRLALLGRPNVGKSTLVNALLGESRLLVAPEPGTTHDAIDIELTWRNRRLLLIDTAGLAPRHKQRQGLEEKTAGRSLHALARSHVAILVLDSHKGITRQDKKIAGWIQRIGRPCVIALNKWDLLSGPAGRKETEAKLADAVRRELPLLSFAPVVPLSAREGTHLDRLLETSLRVDDEAKREISTGALNRFFQKVQRRLPPPSSGGKRLKIYYALNEAPRDAASAGPFRLRLYVNDPKLRVDSYERFLEAQIRKEFPLLGRPVHWSWKKAEGRGRAFSGKRPAPLHPSRRRKKSSREPA, encoded by the coding sequence ATGCGAACCTTCGTCATCGTGGGACGGACCAACGTGGGAAAGTCGACCCTATTCAATCGGCTCTGCGGCAAAGAGATCGCATTGACCCACTCCGAGCCTGGAGTGACGCGGGATCCTCTTTTGACTCGTGTCCGGCTGGGTGGCAAAGCGGCGCTCCTGGTCGACACGGGCGGAGTCACCTTTTCGAGCGAAGGCAAGGAGCAGGCCGTGACCGACCTTGCGTTTGCCGCTCTCGACCAGGCCACCGATCTCCTTCTCGTTCTCGACTGCCGGTCGGGCCTCACTCCGCTCGATCGGGAAATTGCCAGGCATCTGCGCAAGCTTGGCAAGCCGGTATGGGTGATCGCCAACAAAGTCGACGACGAAAGGCTCGACCCTCTCGCCGCCGAGCTATCCGAGCTCGGGTTCGGTGAGCCGATCCTGGTCTCCGCCGCGCATAATCGCGGCATTCGCCGCCTGCGCGAGACCCTGATGGGCGAGCGGGACTCTCTCCCCTCCGCTTTGACTCGCGCGGAAGAGCCGGCGCGACGGCTCGCCCTCCTGGGGCGCCCCAATGTGGGTAAATCGACCCTGGTGAACGCCCTCCTCGGGGAATCCCGACTGCTGGTCGCTCCCGAGCCCGGGACCACCCACGACGCCATCGACATCGAGCTGACTTGGCGCAACCGGCGGCTCCTTCTCATCGATACGGCGGGACTGGCCCCGCGGCACAAGCAGCGCCAGGGGCTGGAGGAGAAAACCGCCGGACGTTCTCTCCACGCGCTCGCCCGATCCCACGTGGCGATCCTCGTGCTCGACAGCCACAAGGGCATCACTCGCCAAGACAAGAAGATTGCCGGCTGGATTCAGCGGATCGGCCGGCCTTGCGTGATCGCCCTCAACAAGTGGGACCTCCTCTCGGGACCGGCTGGACGGAAGGAAACGGAGGCCAAGCTGGCCGATGCGGTGAGGCGCGAGTTGCCCCTGCTCTCCTTCGCTCCCGTTGTTCCTCTGAGCGCCCGGGAGGGCACCCACCTCGACCGCTTGCTCGAGACCAGCCTTCGAGTCGACGACGAAGCCAAGCGGGAGATCTCGACCGGAGCGCTCAATCGGTTTTTCCAAAAAGTCCAGCGCCGCCTCCCCCCACCGAGCTCCGGCGGGAAGCGCCTCAAGATCTATTACGCCCTCAATGAAGCGCCGCGAGACGCAGCCTCCGCCGGTCCCTTTCGTCTACGCCTCTACGTCAACGATCCGAAGCTTCGGGTCGACTCCTACGAGCGCTTCCTGGAAGCCCAGATCCGGAAGGAATTTCCGCTCCTGGGACGTCCCGTTCACTGGAGCTGGAAAAAGGCGGAGGGAAGGGGAAGAGCCTTCAGCGGGAAGCGGCCGGCTCCCCTCCATCCAAGCCGAAGAAGGAAAAAATCCTCGCGCGAACCAGCGTAA